A stretch of Arachis hypogaea cultivar Tifrunner chromosome 15, arahy.Tifrunner.gnm2.J5K5, whole genome shotgun sequence DNA encodes these proteins:
- the LOC112747311 gene encoding zinc-finger homeodomain protein 2-like, which translates to MEFDEQEEQEEELCVPGGTGYDPLGNPTRVKMSGSEPMLVVQPMTVRNNNNNNSSSNMVKPRYRECLKNHAVGIGGHALDGCGEFMPAGTEGTLDALKCAACNCHRNFHRKETELAGAGPGGGGPYLLTHHPHHHQPPPFAAYYRTPAGYLHVSGGQQRAGTLALPSTSGAGGGGTARDFEQEDVSGGGGGGGGGSSSRKRFRTKFTQEQKEKMLELAERLGWRIQKHDEGAVQEFCNETGVKRHVLKVWMHNNKHTLAS; encoded by the exons ATGGAATTCGATGAGCAAGAGGAGCAAGAAGAAGAGCTGTGTGTGCCAGGAGGAACGGGTTATGACCCTCTTGGAAACCCGACCCGGGTTAAAATGTCCGGTTCGGAACCCATGTTGGTGGTTCAACCCATGACCGtgaggaacaacaacaacaacaacagcagcagcaacaTGGTGAAGCCAAGATACAGAGAGTGTTTGAAGAACCATGCCGTGGGGATCGGCGGACACGCACTCGACGGTTGCGGCGAGTTCATGCCCGCCGGCACGGAGGGAACCCTCGACGCACTCAAATGCGCCGCCTGCAACTGCCACCGCAACTTCCACCGCAAGGAGACTGAGCTCGCCGGAGCAGGACCAGGAGGAGGAGGACCGTATCTCCTGACTCACCACCCCCACCACCACCAGCCGCCGCCGTTTGCGGCCTACTACCGGACACCGGCGGGGTACTTACACGTGAGCGGGGGGCAGCAGAGAGCGGGAACGCTGGCTCTCCCTTCGACCTCCGGAGCTGGAGGTGGAGGAACAGCGCGGGATTTCGAGCAGGAAGACGTGAGTGGCGGTGGCGGGGGCGGAGGAGGAGGGTCATCATCACGGAAGAGGTTCAGGACGAAGTTCACGCAGGAGCAGAAGGAGAAGATGCTGGAACTTGCAGAGAGATTGGGATGGCGGATTCAGAAACACGACGAGGGTGCGGTTCAAGAGTTTTGTAACGAGACGGGTGTGAAGCGGCATGTTCTCAAGGTTTGGATGCATAACAACAAACACACCCTCG CTTCATGA
- the LOC112747312 gene encoding ATP-dependent 6-phosphofructokinase 5, chloroplastic-like isoform X2 — MNPFSPSPHPPSLRFFTHTMSHVVTLPGLTVTTSSSSSYPHIHSLTTTRLCSKVRVSAQFKSHDSTPIDFCDPDWKHKFKQDFQERFSLPHVTDIFHDTPPMPSTFCLQHRTPMVRDFAGLNPSKEWRGYINDNDRVLLKTIYYSSSTSAGAECIDPGCSWVEQWVHRAGPREKIYFKPEEVKAAIVTCGGLCPGLNDVIRQLVITLEAYGVKKIVGIPFGYRGFSDKEFSEVPLSRNVVQNIHLSGGSLLGVSRGGPAVNEIVDSLQERGINMLFVLGGNGTHAGANAIHDECRKRRYMVSVIGVPKTIDNDILLLDKTFGFDTAVEEAQRAINSAYIEAHSAYHGIGIVKLMGRSSGFIAMHASLASGQIDICLIPEVPFKLHGQNGVLSHMKHLIETKGSAVICVAEGAGQGLLQKTNATDASGNAVLGDIGGYIQQETKKYFKEIGIHADIKYIDPTYMIRACRANASDGILCAVLGQNAGIVASQ; from the exons atgaaccctttctctcCCTCGCCACACCCTCCTTCCCTCCGTTTCTTTACACACACCATGTCTCACGTCGTCACTCTTCCCGGCCTAACAGTAacaacctcttcttcttcttcctacccacatattcattcattaacaaCCACAAGACTTTGCAGTAAAGTCAGAGTCTCTGCACAGTTTAAGAGCCATGACTCCACACCTATTGATTTCTGCGACCCTGATTGGAAACACAAGTTCAAGCAAGACTTCCAGGAACGCTTCAGCCTCCCCCACGTCACTGATATCTTCCATGATACTCCTCCTATGCCCTCCACTTTCTGTCTCCAACATAG AACTCCCATGGTTAGAGACTTTGCTGGCTTAAATCCTTCTAAAGAATGGCGTGGATATATTAATGACAATGACAGAGTTCTGCTCAAG ACAATATATTATTCGTCATCTACATCAGCTGGTGCTGAGTGCATTGATCCTGGTTGTAGTTGGGTAGAACAATG GGTTCATCGAGCTGGACCTCGAGAAAAGATATACTTTAAACCAGAAGAAGTAAAGGCAGCAATTGTCACTTGTGGAGGGCTCTGCCCTGGCCTTAATGATGTCATCAGACAG CTTGTTATCACACTTGAAGCTTATGGTGTAAAAAAGATTGTGGGTATTCCTTTTGGTTATCGCGGTTTTTCGGACAAAGAGTTTTCAGAAGTGCCG CTGTCAAGGAATGTAGTTCAGAATATTCATCTTTCCGGTGGAAGCCTCTTGGGAGTTTCGCGCGGTGGACCTGCTGTAAATGAAATTGTGGACAGTTTGCAG GAAAGAGGCATCAACATGCTCTTTGTGTTGGGTGGAAATGGAACACATGCTGGTGCAAATGCAATTCACGATGAG TGCCGTAAAAGAAGGTATATGGTATCTGTAATTGGAGTGCCTAAAACTATAGACAATGATATTCTATTGTTGGATAAAACTTTTGGCTTTGATACTGCGGTCGAAGAAGCCCAAAGAGCCATAAATTCTGCATATATTGAG GCACATAGTGCATATCATGGAATTGGCATTGTGAAATTGATGGGTCGTAGCAGCGGATTCATCGCAATGCATGCTTCCTTAGCTAGTGGCCAGATTGACATATGTCTTATACCTGAG GTTCCTTTCAAGTTACATGGACAGAATGGAGTTTTAAGTCATATGAAGCACCTTATAGAAACAAAGGGATCAGCTGTAATCTGTGTTGCAGAGGGAGCTGGACAG GGTTTACTTCAAAAGACTAATGCTACGGATGCTTCAGGGAATGCTGTATTAGGAGACATTGGTGGATATATTCAACAAGAG ACAAAAAAGTATTTCAAGGAGATCGGTATTCATGCAGACATAAAATATATCGATCCAACATACATGATCCGTGCTTGTCGAGCAAACGCTTCCGATGGAATTTTATGTGCAGTACTTGGCCAAAATGCT GGTATAGTGGCATCACAGTAG
- the LOC112746836 gene encoding uncharacterized protein, with product MDHHQQEKFNKAEILDLSSEITEFDSTSWLLSSALESQNVKTTENYTRECHKKKKILGCPIISAEELKIRSELEMEIEKHLEDEINESIYCLALRLRRIYKQRKERNNAKYASEYGNNHQLLLNDNNIIRISNNGTFSGVNIWIRMEGGRRTKVEIKDVAKRVCPKTVVKEVNGFGAKNQKFDWVNTLREGSSSPVVAAVDRSNGGSKSKHKSFDLKNVFSNSKLECGKGKNNGGSPCQGKKSASVDQEKILQLEWKF from the exons ATGGATCATCATCAGCAAGAAAAGTTCAATAAGGCAGAAATTCTAG ATTTGTCATCAGAGATTACTGAATTTGATAGCACTAGTTGGCTTCTTAGTTCAGCCCTGGAGTCCCAAAAT GTGAAAACAACTGAAAATTACACAAGGGAGTgtcacaagaagaagaagatactAGGATGTCCCATAATTTCAGCAGAGGAATTGAAAATAAGAAGTGAGCTTGAAATGGAGATTGAGAAGCATTTAGAAGACGAGATTAACGAGAGTATCTACTGCCTGGCGCTTCGGTTGCGCAGGATTTACAAGCAGAGGAAGGAGAGGAACAATGCAAAATATGCATCTGAATATGGCAACAACCACCAACTATTACTAAATGATAATAACATCATAAGAATTAGTAACAATGGAACATTTTCTGGGGTGAATATATGGATAAGAATGGAAGGGGGAAGAAGAAcaaaggttgaaattaaagatgTTGCAAAAAGGGTTTGTCCAAAAACTGTTGTGAAAGAAGTGAATGGTTTTGGTGCAAAAAATCAAAAGTTTGATTGGGTCAATACACtaagagaaggttcttcaagtccTGTTGTTGCTGCTGTCGACAGATCAAATGGAGGGTCAAAGTCAAAGCACAAGAGTTTTGACCTAAAGAATGTTTTCTCAAACTCTAAATTGGAATGTGGGAAGGGAAAGAATAATGGTGGATCCCCAtgccaaggaaaaaagagtgcaAGTGTGGACCAGGAGAAGATACTTCAATTGGagtggaaattttga
- the LOC112747313 gene encoding cyclin-D4-1-like isoform X2: protein MKWLIFNFYVNFCWICIYVLAPTFFHFYPKAHSFSLFLHKALSFHHSHTHSILHSPLSHLHSQPFSCGSFIFTTKHPLKFCFLIPASSSFDEVQLGSVFLCFIAFFYLFVVVKEEGSMAENSNLLLCSENNITCFDDDDDDGDDLECNVAAADGSGILPCWDHSNNLNSDQPCPSSENRGSGPLYCFDVLSEETMKDMVEREKEHLPKEDYLKRLRSGDLDLSGRRETIDWIWKAHSYYGFGPLTFCLSVNYLDRFLSLYELPRGKSWTMQLLAVACLSIGAKMEEVKVPQSVDLQVGEPKFVFEAKTIQRMELLVLSTLRWKMQALTPCSFIDYFLKKITFKQHLANRTISRSIQLTLSIIRGIDFLEFRPSEIAVAVAISVSKELQQAKDIDKALASFFIAEKEKVLKCVELIRDLALMNVSNFGAKHHVPFVPQSPIGVLDGGGCLSYKSDELTTLGSSCPNSPKTKRFKSEGGPCCNGTSDS, encoded by the exons ATGAAAtggttaatttttaatttttatgtgaatttttGTTGGATTTGCATCTATGTTCTTGCCCCAACCTTCTTCCATTTTTACCCTAAAGCACATTCATTCTCTCTCTTCCTACATAAAGCTCTCTCCTTTCATCACTCTCACACTCACTCCATTCTCCATTCTCCACTCTCACACCTCCATTCTCAGCCATTCTCATGTGGGTCATTCATTTTCACCACAAAACACCCTCTGAAGTTTTGTTTTTTAATCCCAGCTTCTTCAAGTTTTGATGAGGTTCAATTGGGTTCGGTTTTTCTCTGTTTCATAGCatttttttacctttttgttgttgttaaggAAGAAGGGTCAATGGCTGAGAACTCAAACCTTCTACTATGTTCCGAAAACAACATCACTTgttttgatgatgatgacgatgatggtgatgatttggAGTGTAATGTTGCTGCTGCTGATGGGTCTGGAATCTTACCATGTTGGGACCACAGCAACAACCTTAACTCCGACCAACCATGTCCGAGTTCAGAAAACCGTGGATCGGGTCCATTGTATTGTTTTGATGTTCTGAGTGAAGAAAcaatgaaagacatggtggaaAGGGAAAAAGAGCATTTACCAAAGGAGGATTATCTTAAGAGGCTACGTAGTGGGGACTTGGACCTCAGTGGTAGGAGAGAGACCATTGATTGGATTTGGAAG GCTCATTCCTATTATGGTTTTGGACCCTTGACCTTTTGCCTATCTGTGAACTACTTGGATCGCTTCTTATCCTTGTATGAATTGCCG AGAGGTAAAAGTTGGACTATGCAATTGTTAGCTGTAGCTTGCTTGTCGATTGGGGCGAAAATGGAGGAGGTTAAAGTGCCGCAATCCGTCGACTTACAG GTTGGAGAACCAAAGTTTGTATTTGAAGCTAAAACCATTCAAAGAATGGAACTATTGGTGTTAAGCACATTGAGATGGAAAATGCAAGCTTTAACTCCTTGTTCCTTCATAGATTATTTCCTAAAGAAGATCACTTTCAAGCAACATTTGGCGAATCGGACCATTTCGAGATCAATACAGCTCACCCTTAGCATAATTAGAG GGATTGACTTCTTGGAGTTCAGGCCTTCTGAAATCGCAGTGGCTGTGGCGATTTCTGTTTCAAAGGAGTTGCAACAAGCGAAAGATATCGATAAGGCCTTAGCTAGCTTCTTCATTGCAGAGAAG GAGAAAGTTCTAAAGTGTGTTGAATTGATTAGAGACTTGGCATTGATGAATGTTTCTAATTTTGGTGCAAAACATCATGTGCCATTTGTGCCTCAAAGCCCAATTGGGGTGCTTGATGGTGGTGGATGCTTGAGCTATAAGAGTGATGAATTAACAACACTTGGTTCCTCATGCCCAAATAGTCCAAAAACTAAAAGGTTCAAATCAGAAGGAGGACCTTGTTGTAATGGGACCTCAGATTCATGA
- the LOC112747313 gene encoding cyclin-D4-1-like isoform X1, with product MKWLIFNFYVNFCWICIYVLAPTFFHFYPKAHSFSLFLHKALSFHHSHTHSILHSPLSHLHSQPFSCGSFIFTTKHPLKFCFLIPASSSFDEVQLGSVFLCFIAFFYLFVVVKEEGSMAENSNLLLCSENNITCFDDDDDDGDDLECNVAAADGSGILPCWDHSNNLNSDQPCPSSENRGSGPLYCFDVLSEETMKDMVEREKEHLPKEDYLKRLRSGDLDLSGRRETIDWIWKAHSYYGFGPLTFCLSVNYLDRFLSLYELPRGKSWTMQLLAVACLSIGAKMEEVKVPQSVDLQVGEPKFVFEAKTIQRMELLVLSTLRWKMQALTPCSFIDYFLKKITFKQHLANRTISRSIQLTLSIIRGGKINAGIDFLEFRPSEIAVAVAISVSKELQQAKDIDKALASFFIAEKEKVLKCVELIRDLALMNVSNFGAKHHVPFVPQSPIGVLDGGGCLSYKSDELTTLGSSCPNSPKTKRFKSEGGPCCNGTSDS from the exons ATGAAAtggttaatttttaatttttatgtgaatttttGTTGGATTTGCATCTATGTTCTTGCCCCAACCTTCTTCCATTTTTACCCTAAAGCACATTCATTCTCTCTCTTCCTACATAAAGCTCTCTCCTTTCATCACTCTCACACTCACTCCATTCTCCATTCTCCACTCTCACACCTCCATTCTCAGCCATTCTCATGTGGGTCATTCATTTTCACCACAAAACACCCTCTGAAGTTTTGTTTTTTAATCCCAGCTTCTTCAAGTTTTGATGAGGTTCAATTGGGTTCGGTTTTTCTCTGTTTCATAGCatttttttacctttttgttgttgttaaggAAGAAGGGTCAATGGCTGAGAACTCAAACCTTCTACTATGTTCCGAAAACAACATCACTTgttttgatgatgatgacgatgatggtgatgatttggAGTGTAATGTTGCTGCTGCTGATGGGTCTGGAATCTTACCATGTTGGGACCACAGCAACAACCTTAACTCCGACCAACCATGTCCGAGTTCAGAAAACCGTGGATCGGGTCCATTGTATTGTTTTGATGTTCTGAGTGAAGAAAcaatgaaagacatggtggaaAGGGAAAAAGAGCATTTACCAAAGGAGGATTATCTTAAGAGGCTACGTAGTGGGGACTTGGACCTCAGTGGTAGGAGAGAGACCATTGATTGGATTTGGAAG GCTCATTCCTATTATGGTTTTGGACCCTTGACCTTTTGCCTATCTGTGAACTACTTGGATCGCTTCTTATCCTTGTATGAATTGCCG AGAGGTAAAAGTTGGACTATGCAATTGTTAGCTGTAGCTTGCTTGTCGATTGGGGCGAAAATGGAGGAGGTTAAAGTGCCGCAATCCGTCGACTTACAG GTTGGAGAACCAAAGTTTGTATTTGAAGCTAAAACCATTCAAAGAATGGAACTATTGGTGTTAAGCACATTGAGATGGAAAATGCAAGCTTTAACTCCTTGTTCCTTCATAGATTATTTCCTAAAGAAGATCACTTTCAAGCAACATTTGGCGAATCGGACCATTTCGAGATCAATACAGCTCACCCTTAGCATAATTAGAG GAGGCAAAATCAATGCAGGGATTGACTTCTTGGAGTTCAGGCCTTCTGAAATCGCAGTGGCTGTGGCGATTTCTGTTTCAAAGGAGTTGCAACAAGCGAAAGATATCGATAAGGCCTTAGCTAGCTTCTTCATTGCAGAGAAG GAGAAAGTTCTAAAGTGTGTTGAATTGATTAGAGACTTGGCATTGATGAATGTTTCTAATTTTGGTGCAAAACATCATGTGCCATTTGTGCCTCAAAGCCCAATTGGGGTGCTTGATGGTGGTGGATGCTTGAGCTATAAGAGTGATGAATTAACAACACTTGGTTCCTCATGCCCAAATAGTCCAAAAACTAAAAGGTTCAAATCAGAAGGAGGACCTTGTTGTAATGGGACCTCAGATTCATGA
- the LOC112747312 gene encoding ATP-dependent 6-phosphofructokinase 5, chloroplastic-like isoform X1: protein MNPFSPSPHPPSLRFFTHTMSHVVTLPGLTVTTSSSSSYPHIHSLTTTRLCSKVRVSAQFKSHDSTPIDFCDPDWKHKFKQDFQERFSLPHVTDIFHDTPPMPSTFCLQHRTPMVRDFAGLNPSKEWRGYINDNDRVLLKTIYYSSSTSAGAECIDPGCSWVEQWVHRAGPREKIYFKPEEVKAAIVTCGGLCPGLNDVIRQLVITLEAYGVKKIVGIPFGYRGFSDKEFSEVPLSRNVVQNIHLSGGSLLGVSRGGPAVNEIVDSLQERGINMLFVLGGNGTHAGANAIHDECRKRRYMVSVIGVPKTIDNDILLLDKTFGFDTAVEEAQRAINSAYIEAHSAYHGIGIVKLMGRSSGFIAMHASLASGQIDICLIPEVPFKLHGQNGVLSHMKHLIETKGSAVICVAEGAGQGLLQKTNATDASGNAVLGDIGGYIQQETKKYFKEIGIHADIKYIDPTYMIRACRANASDGILCAVLGQNAVHGAFAGYSGITVGTCNTHYAYFPITEAISHPRLVDPNSRMWHRCLTSTGQPDFF from the exons atgaaccctttctctcCCTCGCCACACCCTCCTTCCCTCCGTTTCTTTACACACACCATGTCTCACGTCGTCACTCTTCCCGGCCTAACAGTAacaacctcttcttcttcttcctacccacatattcattcattaacaaCCACAAGACTTTGCAGTAAAGTCAGAGTCTCTGCACAGTTTAAGAGCCATGACTCCACACCTATTGATTTCTGCGACCCTGATTGGAAACACAAGTTCAAGCAAGACTTCCAGGAACGCTTCAGCCTCCCCCACGTCACTGATATCTTCCATGATACTCCTCCTATGCCCTCCACTTTCTGTCTCCAACATAG AACTCCCATGGTTAGAGACTTTGCTGGCTTAAATCCTTCTAAAGAATGGCGTGGATATATTAATGACAATGACAGAGTTCTGCTCAAG ACAATATATTATTCGTCATCTACATCAGCTGGTGCTGAGTGCATTGATCCTGGTTGTAGTTGGGTAGAACAATG GGTTCATCGAGCTGGACCTCGAGAAAAGATATACTTTAAACCAGAAGAAGTAAAGGCAGCAATTGTCACTTGTGGAGGGCTCTGCCCTGGCCTTAATGATGTCATCAGACAG CTTGTTATCACACTTGAAGCTTATGGTGTAAAAAAGATTGTGGGTATTCCTTTTGGTTATCGCGGTTTTTCGGACAAAGAGTTTTCAGAAGTGCCG CTGTCAAGGAATGTAGTTCAGAATATTCATCTTTCCGGTGGAAGCCTCTTGGGAGTTTCGCGCGGTGGACCTGCTGTAAATGAAATTGTGGACAGTTTGCAG GAAAGAGGCATCAACATGCTCTTTGTGTTGGGTGGAAATGGAACACATGCTGGTGCAAATGCAATTCACGATGAG TGCCGTAAAAGAAGGTATATGGTATCTGTAATTGGAGTGCCTAAAACTATAGACAATGATATTCTATTGTTGGATAAAACTTTTGGCTTTGATACTGCGGTCGAAGAAGCCCAAAGAGCCATAAATTCTGCATATATTGAG GCACATAGTGCATATCATGGAATTGGCATTGTGAAATTGATGGGTCGTAGCAGCGGATTCATCGCAATGCATGCTTCCTTAGCTAGTGGCCAGATTGACATATGTCTTATACCTGAG GTTCCTTTCAAGTTACATGGACAGAATGGAGTTTTAAGTCATATGAAGCACCTTATAGAAACAAAGGGATCAGCTGTAATCTGTGTTGCAGAGGGAGCTGGACAG GGTTTACTTCAAAAGACTAATGCTACGGATGCTTCAGGGAATGCTGTATTAGGAGACATTGGTGGATATATTCAACAAGAG ACAAAAAAGTATTTCAAGGAGATCGGTATTCATGCAGACATAAAATATATCGATCCAACATACATGATCCGTGCTTGTCGAGCAAACGCTTCCGATGGAATTTTATGTGCAGTACTTGGCCAAAATGCT GTTCATGGTGCATTTGCAGGGTATAGTGGCATCACAGTAGGGACATGTAACACACACTATGCTTACTTTCCCATCACAGAAGCAATATCTCATCCAAGGTTGGTGGACCCTAATAGTAGAATGTGGCACAGGTGTTTAACTTCAACAGGCCAACCAGATTTCTTTTGA